In one Dermatophagoides farinae isolate YC_2012a chromosome 4, ASM2471394v1, whole genome shotgun sequence genomic region, the following are encoded:
- the LOC124500565 gene encoding putative helicase senataxin isoform X2 has protein sequence MFWNSIDKFFWTCLKFFSPAEKNNKTATTNRDEWDTPDYPNPISYIPHNNYTVSNQNHYDDEFKPDLSSEFKPDDNVKKSHYRHLLDIKCQSMPMPSYLLIDLELENNYGYESRPSKQKLLSFFHEFNEFNDKMFKNGINILLLPILSIDWTVFITKSNQDQSGEEFYFHCIEQSCRELIPLLKSDIKLQYDCISHYKYSNMAMIIINTMAQIEKEMTTKLPNDYLNMSLLTSTINHNSHLVHVIFDCRLSREAIFEKRRKFINHIVSIRLNGDANSDSYLLNIGYIANSVWDIPRRHSTEWIIKPLFYLRPAVRLIETLAYLEQYRSQSFQSLIRLDPNLCHNQNKIMTLACKPLHNQKQYNEKQQAAIVAACDLINLSTSTLRILMVQGPPGTGKTHILLGIIRNIMADSITKFQMVPFRIMICAPSNGAIDEIGLRIASEKTQLLHGRLIKMVRIGMKSRMHTDLVQYELETMIDAVLGEEEKKLGYKRASVRQEIISNADIILTTLSSCQNSALDIFRSTKQETIRISNNVINCLIIDEASQCIEPEILMPLVYESITKVIMIGDPLQLPATVISSTAKNANYGRSLFERFDTYFSDIKSDKQSPIIRLTQQFRMHKDICSFPSKQFYNSTLETANGSGFHTSVTINPYFIFDILDSQESSSQSSKSNPTEVMFICKLFRQILDKICYKPWQPLPASIGIITFYQEQKQALIAELSEQFSSELVNIIKIDTVDAFQGQECDIVILSCVRAPDDKGRFGSIGFVRSQQRMNVALTRARCLLCVCLHSRTFSRAPIWKQMLLDAEQRNRLFSVSSKIQDSALKSMLV, from the exons ATGTTTTGGAATAgcattgataaatttttttggaccTGTTTG aaatttttttctcccgcTGAGAAAAATAACAAGACAGCAACAACCAATAGAGATGAGTGGGACACCCCAGATTACCCAAATCCCATCTCTTACATTCctcataataattatactgtatcaaaccaaaaccattatgatgatgaatttaagcCAGATTTATCATCTGAATTTAAACcagatgataatgttaaaaAATCACACTATAGACATTTACTTGACATTAAATGTCAATCAATGCCTATGCCGAGTTATCTATTGATCGATCttgaattggaaaataaCTATGGATATGAATCCCGACCTTCTAAGCAAAAACTCCTCTCATTTTTCcatgaatttaatgaatttaatgataaaatgttcaaaaatgGCATTAATATTCTGTTATTACCAATATTGTCGATTGATTGGACCGTTTTTATTACTAAGTCAAACCAAGACCAAAGTGGTGAAGAATTTTACTTTCATTGTATTGAACAAAGTTGTCGTGAACTAATTCCTTTGTTAAAATCTGATATTAAATTACAATACGATTGCATCAGTCATtataaatattcaaacatggcaatgatcatcatcaatacgaTGGCTCAAATCGAAAAGGAAATGACTACAAAATTACCTAATGACTATCTCAACATGAGTTTGCTTACATCAACCATCAATCATAATTCACATCTAGTCCATGTAATATTCGATTGTCGATTGTCACGTGAAGCAATCTTTGAGAAGAGACGgaaattcattaatcataTTGTTAGTATTCGTCTCAATGGAGATGCCAATTCGGATTCCTACTTGTTAAATATAGGATACATCGCCAATTCTGTATGGGACATACCTAGACGCCATAGTACAG aaTGGATAATCAAGCCGTTATTTTATTTGCGACCTGCTGTTCGATTAATCGAAACGCTTGCCTATTTAGAGCAGTATCGATCCCAATCGTTTCAATCGCTCATTCGTCTAGATCCGAATCTTtgtcataatcaaaataaaataatgacatTGGCGTGTAAACCATTACATAACCAGAAACAATATAATGAGAAGCAACAGGCTGCCATTGTAGCAGCATGTGACCTTATCaatttatcaacatcaacactCCGAATTCTTATGGTACAAGGTCCCCCTGGCACCGGTAAGACTCACATATTGCTTGGCATCATCAGGAATATCATGGCTGACTCAATAACCAAGTTTCAAATGGTTCCATTTCGCATCATGATTTGTGCGCCAAGCAATGGTGCTATCGATGAAATTGGACTGCGAATAGCTTCTGAGAAAACACAATTACTTCATGGCCGATTGATTAAAATGGTACGAATAGGAATGAAATCACGAATGCACACAGATTTGGTCCAATATGAACTGGAAACAATGATCGATGCTGTTCTTGgcgaagaagaaaagaaactCGGTTATAAACGTGCCAGTGTACGCCAAGAAATCATATCCAATGCTGACATCATTCTGACAACATTGTCAAGTTGCCAAAATTCAGCACTTGACATATTTCGATCCACTAAACAAGAAACAATACGCATAAGCAATAACGTTATAAACTGtctcatcattgatgaagcCTCACAATGTATAGAGCCAGAAATCCTTATGCCTTTAGTTTATGAATCCATAACAAAAGTGATTATGATCGGTGATCCATTGCAATTACCTGCAACAGTCATATCTAGTACGGCTAAAAATGCCAATTATGGTCGCTCTTTGTTCGAACGTTTCGACACGTATTTCAGTGATATCAAAAGTGATAAACAATCGCCAATCATACGTCTTACGCAACAGTTTCGTATGCACAAGGATATTTGTTCCTTTCCATCGAAACAATTTTATAATTCCACATTAGAAACCGCTAACGGTAGCGGTTTTCATACCTCTGTCACAATTAATCCATACTTTATTTTCGACATTCTTGACTCACAAGAATCCAGCTCTCAAAGTTCTAAATCAAATCCAACTGAAGTGATGTTTATATGCAAACTATTTCGTCAAATACTCGACAAAATTTGCTATAAACCATGGCAGCCTCTTCCGGCTTCTATCGGTATTATAACATTCTATCAGGAGCAGAAACAAGCTCTTATCGCGGAATTATCAGAGCAATTCAGCTCTGAATTGGTAAACATTATCAAGATAGACACAGTGGACGCATTTCAGGGACAAGAATGTGATATTGTCATCTTATCCTGTGTTCGAGCCCCTGACGACAAAGGCCGTTTCGGATCGATTGGTTTCGTACGTAGCCAACAACGAATGAATGTAGCATTAACTAGGGCTCGTTGTTTGCTGTGTGTCTGTTTGCATAGCAGAACATTTTCACGAGCACCAATTTGGAAACAAATGCTATTGGATGCCGAACAACgtaatcgattgttttcgGTTTCATCTAAAATTCAAGATTCCGCACTCAAG TCAATGCTTGTCTAA
- the LOC124500565 gene encoding putative helicase senataxin isoform X1 — MFWNSIDKFFWTCLKFFSPAEKNNKTATTNRDEWDTPDYPNPISYIPHNNYTVSNQNHYDDEFKPDLSSEFKPDDNVKKSHYRHLLDIKCQSMPMPSYLLIDLELENNYGYESRPSKQKLLSFFHEFNEFNDKMFKNGINILLLPILSIDWTVFITKSNQDQSGEEFYFHCIEQSCRELIPLLKSDIKLQYDCISHYKYSNMAMIIINTMAQIEKEMTTKLPNDYLNMSLLTSTINHNSHLVHVIFDCRLSREAIFEKRRKFINHIVSIRLNGDANSDSYLLNIGYIANSVWDIPRRHSTGRLFFSVIMTSSFHQKLSRFSNKEWIIKPLFYLRPAVRLIETLAYLEQYRSQSFQSLIRLDPNLCHNQNKIMTLACKPLHNQKQYNEKQQAAIVAACDLINLSTSTLRILMVQGPPGTGKTHILLGIIRNIMADSITKFQMVPFRIMICAPSNGAIDEIGLRIASEKTQLLHGRLIKMVRIGMKSRMHTDLVQYELETMIDAVLGEEEKKLGYKRASVRQEIISNADIILTTLSSCQNSALDIFRSTKQETIRISNNVINCLIIDEASQCIEPEILMPLVYESITKVIMIGDPLQLPATVISSTAKNANYGRSLFERFDTYFSDIKSDKQSPIIRLTQQFRMHKDICSFPSKQFYNSTLETANGSGFHTSVTINPYFIFDILDSQESSSQSSKSNPTEVMFICKLFRQILDKICYKPWQPLPASIGIITFYQEQKQALIAELSEQFSSELVNIIKIDTVDAFQGQECDIVILSCVRAPDDKGRFGSIGFVRSQQRMNVALTRARCLLCVCLHSRTFSRAPIWKQMLLDAEQRNRLFSVSSKIQDSALKSMLV, encoded by the exons ATGTTTTGGAATAgcattgataaatttttttggaccTGTTTG aaatttttttctcccgcTGAGAAAAATAACAAGACAGCAACAACCAATAGAGATGAGTGGGACACCCCAGATTACCCAAATCCCATCTCTTACATTCctcataataattatactgtatcaaaccaaaaccattatgatgatgaatttaagcCAGATTTATCATCTGAATTTAAACcagatgataatgttaaaaAATCACACTATAGACATTTACTTGACATTAAATGTCAATCAATGCCTATGCCGAGTTATCTATTGATCGATCttgaattggaaaataaCTATGGATATGAATCCCGACCTTCTAAGCAAAAACTCCTCTCATTTTTCcatgaatttaatgaatttaatgataaaatgttcaaaaatgGCATTAATATTCTGTTATTACCAATATTGTCGATTGATTGGACCGTTTTTATTACTAAGTCAAACCAAGACCAAAGTGGTGAAGAATTTTACTTTCATTGTATTGAACAAAGTTGTCGTGAACTAATTCCTTTGTTAAAATCTGATATTAAATTACAATACGATTGCATCAGTCATtataaatattcaaacatggcaatgatcatcatcaatacgaTGGCTCAAATCGAAAAGGAAATGACTACAAAATTACCTAATGACTATCTCAACATGAGTTTGCTTACATCAACCATCAATCATAATTCACATCTAGTCCATGTAATATTCGATTGTCGATTGTCACGTGAAGCAATCTTTGAGAAGAGACGgaaattcattaatcataTTGTTAGTATTCGTCTCAATGGAGATGCCAATTCGGATTCCTACTTGTTAAATATAGGATACATCGCCAATTCTGTATGGGACATACCTAGACGCCATAGTACAGGTAGATTGTTTTTCTCGGTAATCATGACTTCGTCCTTTCATCAAAAGTTATCACGtttttcaaacaaagaaTGGATAATCAAGCCGTTATTTTATTTGCGACCTGCTGTTCGATTAATCGAAACGCTTGCCTATTTAGAGCAGTATCGATCCCAATCGTTTCAATCGCTCATTCGTCTAGATCCGAATCTTtgtcataatcaaaataaaataatgacatTGGCGTGTAAACCATTACATAACCAGAAACAATATAATGAGAAGCAACAGGCTGCCATTGTAGCAGCATGTGACCTTATCaatttatcaacatcaacactCCGAATTCTTATGGTACAAGGTCCCCCTGGCACCGGTAAGACTCACATATTGCTTGGCATCATCAGGAATATCATGGCTGACTCAATAACCAAGTTTCAAATGGTTCCATTTCGCATCATGATTTGTGCGCCAAGCAATGGTGCTATCGATGAAATTGGACTGCGAATAGCTTCTGAGAAAACACAATTACTTCATGGCCGATTGATTAAAATGGTACGAATAGGAATGAAATCACGAATGCACACAGATTTGGTCCAATATGAACTGGAAACAATGATCGATGCTGTTCTTGgcgaagaagaaaagaaactCGGTTATAAACGTGCCAGTGTACGCCAAGAAATCATATCCAATGCTGACATCATTCTGACAACATTGTCAAGTTGCCAAAATTCAGCACTTGACATATTTCGATCCACTAAACAAGAAACAATACGCATAAGCAATAACGTTATAAACTGtctcatcattgatgaagcCTCACAATGTATAGAGCCAGAAATCCTTATGCCTTTAGTTTATGAATCCATAACAAAAGTGATTATGATCGGTGATCCATTGCAATTACCTGCAACAGTCATATCTAGTACGGCTAAAAATGCCAATTATGGTCGCTCTTTGTTCGAACGTTTCGACACGTATTTCAGTGATATCAAAAGTGATAAACAATCGCCAATCATACGTCTTACGCAACAGTTTCGTATGCACAAGGATATTTGTTCCTTTCCATCGAAACAATTTTATAATTCCACATTAGAAACCGCTAACGGTAGCGGTTTTCATACCTCTGTCACAATTAATCCATACTTTATTTTCGACATTCTTGACTCACAAGAATCCAGCTCTCAAAGTTCTAAATCAAATCCAACTGAAGTGATGTTTATATGCAAACTATTTCGTCAAATACTCGACAAAATTTGCTATAAACCATGGCAGCCTCTTCCGGCTTCTATCGGTATTATAACATTCTATCAGGAGCAGAAACAAGCTCTTATCGCGGAATTATCAGAGCAATTCAGCTCTGAATTGGTAAACATTATCAAGATAGACACAGTGGACGCATTTCAGGGACAAGAATGTGATATTGTCATCTTATCCTGTGTTCGAGCCCCTGACGACAAAGGCCGTTTCGGATCGATTGGTTTCGTACGTAGCCAACAACGAATGAATGTAGCATTAACTAGGGCTCGTTGTTTGCTGTGTGTCTGTTTGCATAGCAGAACATTTTCACGAGCACCAATTTGGAAACAAATGCTATTGGATGCCGAACAACgtaatcgattgttttcgGTTTCATCTAAAATTCAAGATTCCGCACTCAAG TCAATGCTTGTCTAA
- the PAPLA1 gene encoding phosphatidic Acid Phospholipase A1 — MAQPNKQSNESLNKNQSDSILLNQTNLAWSQPAGFMLASPAPASQPSQSTMATLANDQLLTTTESTVDVQTTMQETQESPPATNTSTVESSIESYFKSETSQPEPSELSNPTPQSATTPEPETYKEVDHHWFYQKNPENNPDDWQAFSMLDSYQLENAFQQCRMDELIPTNGTRYDVRIRDRLRCPVYWQGSSSMVSRCSWFYKRETDYRYVPYPEYIAEMLEATYRDCFLTHQWNRRLDLTDTEFVVFYAHNSVYHYFNDPVQSSPSTGWQTLMTSDPGSQPRYCYRGPWMIQTQPERDESATSVTHLIFFVHGIGEFCDFSFRPLKDVVDDFRMITHDLLLTHYGHEQGRVEVLPVTWHQALHTKSLDERLREITLPSIQKLRSFTNDTILDALFYTSPVHSKLLLNYVANELNRLFAIFLQRNPYFGGRIALAGHSLGSLILFDLLSYQTPPTSASNEPQQSQDDHHNTEHSNQIEQLHFRPECLFALGSPLAAFITIRGLDLAPDFRLPTCPAFFNIFHPYDPIAYRLEPLINREFAKIKPVLVPHHKGRKRFHLELKDSLQRVGTDLKQKFMSGIRGALDSLYGFAKAHVEEPTAEIQQQQQHVQLQTHTSMDNIEIKREQPEIVNQQPQQLQEPSLPSSTSITNSLSELAIKPDMTETELNRILSLDFGQLNRGRRLDYVLQERPFEIVNEYVFAITSHGYYWFSEDTALLMLRELFGQPPQSNTV, encoded by the exons ATGGCACAGCCGAATaaacaatcgaatgaatcattgaaCAAGAATCAATCCGATTCCATATTGTTGAATCAAACGAATTTAGCTTGGTCACAACCAGCTGGATTTATGTTGGCATCACCTGCACCAGCTTCTCAACCATCACAATCGACGATGGCTACATTGGCcaatgatcaattattaaCCACCACAGAGTCTACCGTCGATGTACAGACGACGATGCAGGAAACACAAGAAAGTCCACCTGCTACGAATACCAGCACTGTCGAATCGtcaattgaatcatattTCAAATCTGAAACTTCGCAACCTGAACCATCAGAATTATCAAATCCAACACCACAATCAGCAACAACACCGGAACCCGAAACTTATAAAGaagttgatcatcattggttttatcaaaaaaatccgGAAAATAATCCCGATGATTGGCAGgcattttcaatgttggaCAGCTATCAATTAGAAAATGCATTTCAACAATGTCGTATGGATGAGCTGATTCCTACGAATGGTACACGATATGATGTTCGCATACGAGATCGATTACGTTGTCCGGTTTATTGGCAAGGTTCGTCAAGTATGGTTTCTCGTTGTTCATGGTTTTATAAACGTGAAACCGACTATCGTTATGTACCATATCCGGAATATATTGCCGAAATGTTGGAAGCTACATATCG AGATTGTTTCTTAACACATCAATGGAATCGTCGATTAGATCTAACCGATAcggaatttgttgttttctatgCTCATAATTCCgtatatcattattttaatgATCCAgttcaatcatcaccatcgacTGGTTGGCAAACATTGATGACATCTGATCCAGGATCACAGCCTCGTTATTGTTACCGTGGACCATGGATGATTCAAACACAACCGGAACGTGATGAATCGGCCACGTCCGTGACACATTTAATCTTTTTCGTTCATGGTATCGGTGAATTTTGTGATTTCAGTTTTCGACCATTGAAagatgttgtcgatgattttCGTATGATCACTCATGATCTATTGCTTACACATTATGGTCATGAACAAGGTCGTGTTGAAGTATTGCCAGTTACTTGGCATCAAGCATTGCATACAAAATCTTTGGATGAACGTCTTCGTGAGATTACCTTACCATCGATTCAAAAGTTACGTTCATTCACAAACGATACGATTCTTGATGCATTGTTCTATACATCACCTGTACATTCGAAATTACTATTGAATTATGTTGCCAATGAACTTAATCGATTGTTTGCGATCTTCCTCCAACGAAATCCATATTTTGGTGGTAGAATTGCCTTGGCTGGACATTCGCTCGGTTCGTTGATCTTATTcgatttattatcatatcaAACACCACCAACTTCAGCCAGTAACGAGCCACAACAATCAcaagatgatcatcataatactgaacattcaaatcaaattgaacaacTTCATTTCAGACCTGAATGCCTTTTTGCATTGGGTTCACCATTAGCCGCATTCATTACGATTCGTGGTTTGGATTTGGCACCGGATTTTCGTTTACCCACATGTCCggcatttttcaatatatttcatCCCTATGATCCAATTGCTTATCGTTTGGAACCGTTGATTAATCGAGAATTTGCCAAAATTAAACCAGTACTCGTTCCACATCATAAAGGCCGTAAACGATTCCATCTGGAACTAAAAGATTCATTACAAAGAGTCGGTACTGATTTGAAACAGAAATTTATGTCCGGAATACGAGGCGCATTAGATTCATTGTATGGTTTCGCTAAAGCTCACGTTGAAGAACCAACAGCggaaattcaacaacaacagcagcatgTACAATTACAAACTCACACATCAATGGATAATATAGAAATAAAACGAGAACAACCGGAAATTGTTAATCAACAGCCACAACAGCTACAAGAgccatcattaccatcatcaacatcgataacaaattcattatccGAATTAGCCATAAAACCCGATATGACGGAAactgaattgaatcgaattttaTCATTGGATTTTGGTCAATTAAATCGTGGACGTCGTTTAGATTATGTATTACAGGAAAGGCCATTTGAAATTGTCAATGAATATGTATTTGCCATTACATCACATGGTTATTATTGGTTTTCCGAAGATACGGCATTATTAATGTTACGTGAATTATTTGGTCAACCACCACAATCAAATACTGTGTAA
- the LOC124500571 gene encoding uncharacterized protein LOC124500571, producing MNNDNNNNVNVSRKRFTQLKNPDRIIRKSANTKINETSSRSYGSNGNNCQEKDLIKIVVIGESGSGKSNLIQRLVNDRFDERSPSTIGIDFALFEFESNSLYDSKQNQTYHAQIWDTAGMERYRSSITKIFYRDVNGALLVFDLTRRDHFQALPRWLQEIRSNVHKHQTDHYDDDDDGGGDSDCGGDNGDIPIILVGNKIDLFQAREIDRNEAIKFAQKYHLASYVETSAKNSTNVREAFQQLFGNILEQKQLHYYRQQQKQQQQQQNAAKNSRSKYSTKSKSQQQKSLIHQSSIRLTRDPNYLEQRARNKEKKKSGCSC from the exons atgaataatgataataataataatgtaaacgTTTCTCGTAAACGTTTTACACAATTAAAAAATCCTGATAGAATCATTCGTAAATCAGCGAATACAAAGATTAATGAAACATCATCACGATCATATGGTTCAAATGGTAATAATTGTcaagaaaaagatttgattaaaatagTCGTTATCGGTGAATCTGGTTCGGGAAAATCAAATCTTATTCAACGTTTAGTGAATGATCGTTTTGATGAACgttcaccatcaacaatcgGTATCGATTTTGCactatttgaatttgaatcaaattcattatatgattcgaaacaaaatcaaacttATCATGCACAAATATGGGATACTGCCGGAATGGAAAG atatcgatcatcaataacgaaaatattttatcgTGATGTAAATGGTGCTTTACTTGTATTCGATCTAACTAGACGTGATCATTTTCAGGCATTACCGCGATGGTTACAAGAAATTCGCAGTAATGTACATAAACACCAGAcagatcattatgatgatgatgatgatggtggtggcgaTAGCGATTGTGGTGGTGATAACGGTGATATACCAATCATATTGGTAGGCAATAAAATTGATCTATTCCAAGCACGTGAAATTGATCGTAATGAAGCGATAAAATTTGCTCAAAAATATCATCTTGCTAGCTATGTAGAAACATCGGCAAAAAATTCTACAAACGTACGTGAAGCATTTCAACAATTATTTGGTAATATTTTAGAACAAAAGCAGCTACATTATTatcggcaacaacaaaaacaacaacaacaacaacagaatgcAGCTAAAAATTCTAgatcaaaatattcaacaaaatctaaatcacagcaacaaaaatctCTTATACATCAAAGTTCGATACGATTAACACGTGATCCAAATTATCTTGAACAACGAGCTAGAAATaaggagaagaaaaaatctggttgtagttgttga